The Thermococcus eurythermalis genomic sequence CGGTCCGTCGGTGGATATTATGTTGAAAAAAGCACAATTTTCTTTGAGAACTGGACGGCTGGGGCAGGAAGACCCTGCGTTTCCTGGAGCAAATACTCTCCATCATTGGAGTTCGTTCTCTTGGTCCTTCTTCCTGCACTCGTCCTGCTCATCTTGTACCTCTGGTTTAAGGTTCCCACCCTAATGAACTCAGCAATCTCAGTAGGGTTGCCCGTTTTGTCAGTGATTGTGGTCTATTTTAAAACTACTGGGCCGGGCGTTTTGTTGGTTCTACTTGTCGTGTCGGCTGTGGTCGGGGGGCATTAGGAAAAGACAAGTGGGAAAAAGTGCTGCTCAGCATTGCGGGCTTTCTGCCGGGCCTTATAGTAGGCATGATGATAGTGGCTGAACTCACAGCTGCATCGTGTTAACATGGGGTGGTAAACCATGAAGCTCCGTTCACTCCTTTATCCTTTCCTCTTCCCTCCATTGAATTCGTGCTCGCTTTCGCCGTTCCGTGGGAAGACTACGTGAAGGCCGTCTGCTGGTCGAGGAACCCTCCAGCCTGCTCCTTTGAGTTTTCTCCATCACCGATCTTTTTCCTTGCCGTTGCGCTTCCGTTTCTCATTCCTACCGTTTACGCCCTCTGGAGGAAGCGGAGAGAAACAGCCCTGCTTTCGGGTTCCGCAGGGATTGTGGTGCTCGCGTGAACGGCGCTCATGACCTTTGACGAGGGAATCGCCCTGCTCGTCGTTCTGCTCATCGCGCCCCTTCTCCAGTGGGCTGGAGAGAAGGTTTTGGAGATACAACCTGATAGAAACGATGAAACACGATGAAACCATATGGGCCGTCGCAGCCGTTCTGAGCTTCCTCGCGGTCTGGATTGTTGTTCGTATGGGGCTCGCGGTCAGCGTGTAAGAAAAGGGAAAAGCTCACTCCTCCCCGAAAATCCTCTCCACGAACCACTTCTCGTCGAACGGCGTAAGGTCGTCGTAGCCCTGACCGACGCCCACGAAGAGTATAGGCGCGCCTATCGCGTGGCTTATGCTCAAGGCCGCTCCGCCCCTCGCGTCGGCGTCCAGCTTCGTGAGAATTACCCCGTCTATTCTAACCGCTTCGTTGAACTGCTTCGCCTGCTCGACGACGGCGTTTCCGCTCAGACTGTCGCCGACGAAGATGACCAGGTCGGGCTTGGTGACTCTCACAATCTTCTTCATCTCGTCCATGAGGTTCCTGTTGAGCTCGTTCCTTCCCGCGGTGTCCACGAGAACGACATCAACCCCCCTCGCCTTCGCGTGCTGTATGGCGTCATAGGCAACTGCCGCCGGGTCCGCCCCGTAGTCGTGCTTGATGACCTTGACGCCGACGCGCTTGGCGTGCTCCTCTATCTGCTCTATAGCTCCAGCTCTGAAGGTGTCGCTGGCCGCTATGACGACGCTCAGCCCGTTCTTCTTGAGCCAGTTGGCGAGCTTGGCGATGGTTGTTGTCTTCCCCGAACCGTTGAACCCGACGAAGACTACGACGAAGGGCTTCTCTTCCTTCGAGCGGATCATCTCAAGGAGGTCGAGCTTCTTTTCGGGCGTTAGGATTTCAAGAATGGCATCTCTTAGTGCCCCTTCAATGAGCTTGGCCTTGTTCGTTCCGATGCGAACTTTTTTGCCGACGAGCTTCTCTTTAATCTTCTCCCTGAGGGCTTCAACGGTCTCAAGGGCAACATCTGCCTCAAGGAGCTCAAGCTCCAGCTCGTCGAGTGCATCTTCGACGTCCTTCTCCTTTATCTCGACCTGGAGGAGCCTCTCCATCAGGCCGGGCTTTTTCTCGGCCTCGGCCCCTTTCTCCACCTTTTTCTCTTCCTCCTCGATTTTCTCCTCGACCTGCCGGGTGAACCTCTTGAGCTTCTCCCTCAGCTTTCCAAACATGCTCCCACCCGGAGAAAAGATTGAGGAAGCCTATAAAAAGCCCTCGGCGATAGCTGGTGTCATCACTCCTCAGACCCGAAGCCACTCGTCATCGGGCGCTGGTCTCTCTACCTCACAGTTTATAAGCCACGTGCCTCAGCGCCTCCTCACGTAGGTCTTGCCCCCCACTACCTTTCCGCCATCCAGGCGCATCACGTCAACCCTCTCGAAGCCAACAGTTTCCCTCTTGTACGCTATGAGGTAGTCTATGAAGTTCCTCAGCTTGTAGCGCGTTATCGAGTCCTTCACATACTTGCTTTCATACAGCAGGACAAGCTTATCCCTGTGCTCTTTCAGCCACTCGGTTAACTTTTCCCGCTCTTCCTTCGGGCGTGAGAGGGGGTTGAGTATCAGGTACACGTCGAAGTCGTCACCCTCAAAAGGTGAACCAATGTAAACATCACCGTCCACCTTAAATGGGAGGTGTTCCGCAAGTATGCGCTTGCCCCTACTGCCCCATACATTCAAGTATATTTCCGCGAGTCTCTTCCCGTCTCCAGTTATTAAAACCGCTCCCGAATCCATTTCGGCTATTTTCTTCAACATCGTCATCACAAAAAACTTTTCCACGAAGGTTTAAAGTTTTTCCCAAATTTTCGGTTTTTTCCAGACCGCAAAGTATATATTTGCGTTACACTTTAGATATTTTCAGAACTCGTGAGGTGTTAGGCATGAGAAGATTGCTTGCTCTGTTCCTGATAGGCGTTATGGCCTTTAGCGTAGTGGCCAGCGGTTGCATCAGCGGTGGGGAGGAGAAGACCGGAATAAACATCCTCTACACCTACACTGGCTCTTTTGGTGACCCTGCTAAGGGCAAACAGGCCACTCAGGCTCAGCTCCAGCAGGGTGCCTGGGTAGTCTACCAGGTTGCCGGTGGAACCGGTCTCGGTGTCTTTGAGGCCATAGGCGACTACCTGAAGGCCAACAACAAGAAGATGGGCCCGCCGTTTGCAATCGGTGTTGACTCCGCCCAGGACTGGATTAAGCCGGGAGCAATAATTGCGAGCATGATGAAGCGCGTTGACCTCGGTGTTTACAACGCCGTCAAGCAGGCGGAGGAGAACAAGTTCGTCGGCGGTGTCGTCGAGCTCGGCCTCAAGGAGGGCGGTGTCAAGCTCTCAGACATCGAGGACGTCAAGGCCATGTTCGATTCTCTTCCTGAGGATATCAAGCAGAAGAAGCTCAGCGAGCTCGGATTCAAGAGCGAGGACGGGCTCATCAAGTTCCTTGAGCAGACCAGGAAGCAGGTTCCAGACTGGATATGGGGGGCCGTTGACGAGCTCCAGAACCAGATAGTAAACGGCCAGATTGTCGTCCCGAAGGCCACCGCCAAGGACCAGATTGAGGCCCTAAGGAAAGCCGAGGACTGGAAGACCATGGAGGAATACGCCAAGAACTGGAGCGCCAACGAGCCCGCTCCGGAGACCCACTTTGATGAAAAGCTCAACCAGAGGCAGAACACCAAGAAGATAGCCGTCGTTTACGATGTTGGAGGCAGGGGCGACCTGAGCTTCAACGACATGGCCTACCTCGGTGCCAAGAGGGCGGCCGATGAGTTTGGCCTTGAGGTCACCGAGGTTCAGAGCAACAGCGAGAACGACTACCTCCCGAACCTCAGGAGCCTCGCCAAGAGCGGTGAGTACGACATCATCGTTGCCGTCGGCTACATGATGACCGAACCCGTCAAGCAGGTTGCCCAGGAGTACCCGAACCAGAGGTTCGTCATCATCGACGGTTTCGACCCAGAGATGCCCAAGAACGTCCAGATGGTGCTCTTCAAGGAGAACGAGGGCTCGGCCCTCGCCGGAGCCCTTGCGGCCCTCATAGCCCTCAACGACGGCAAGGATACCATCGGAATCGTCCTCGGTATGGAGATTCCGGTGCTCTACAAGTTCGAGGGTGGATACCGCTTCGGTGCCTACTGGGCCCTCGACTACTACCAGAACCACAAGCAGTGATTTCTTCCCTTTTTTGTTCTTCTTTCCCTGGGGGTGAAAAGCGATGGAAGAGCGGACTCCAGTGCTTGAGATGAGAGACATTGTTAAGGTTTATCCGGACGGTACAAAGGCCCTCAAGGGCGTCACCGTTAAGGTCTACGAGGGCGAAATCCTCGGCCTTCTCGGGGAGAACGGTGCCGGAAAGACGACTCTGATGAAGATACTCTTCGGAATGCTCAAGCCCACAAAGGGCAAAATCTTCCTCAGGGGGAAGGAAGTCCACTTCAAGAGCCCCGCAGATGCGATAGCCAACGGAATTGGAATGGTCCACCAGCACTTCACGCTCGTGGACGTCTTCAACGCCCTCGAAAACATAATCCTTGGCATGGAAGGACACGGCCTCCTGTCCAAGATTGACGTCGAGAACGCTAGGAAGAAGCTCCAGAAGCTCATGGACGAGCTCAACTTCCAGGTGCCCCTCGACGTCCCGGTTGAGAACCTGCCTGTCGGCGTCCAGCAGAGGATTGAAATCCTGAAGATGCTCTACCGCGACGTTGACATACTCATTCTCGACGAGCCCACGGCAGTCCTCACCCCGATAGAGGTGAAGGAGCTCTTCGCAGTTCTCAGAAAGCTCAAGGAGCAGGGGAAGACGATAATCTTCATCAGCCACAAGCTCAACGAGGTCATGGAGATTACCGACCGCGTTACCGTCATCAGGAGGGGTGAAGTAATCGGAACAGTTAATACCAGCGAAGCAACGCCAGAGCTCCTCGCTAAGATGATGGTCGGCAGGGACGTTGTGCTGAGGATTGAGAAGCCTCCAAAGGAGCCCGGTGAGGTCATTCTCCGCGTTGAAGACCTGTGGGTCAAAGGCGACAGGGGGGAAGAGGCTGTTAGAGGCCTCACCTTCGAGGTGAGGGCAGGCGAAATATTCGGAATAGCCGGTGTCGAGGGCAACGGCCAGAGCGAGCTCATAGAAGCTATCTCCGGGCTTAGGAAAGTTGAGAAAGGTAAGATTTATCTCAACGGTGTGGACATCACCAGCAAAACGCCGAGGGAGCTCTACGACATGGGAATGGCTCACATCCCAGAGGACAGGACTCACATGGGCTTGATTCTGGACATGAGCGTCACAGAAAACTCAATCCTCGGAATGCACTGGAGGAAGGAGTTCTCAAGGGGCTTCCTCCTCGACTGGAGTAAGGTTGAGGAGCATGCGAAGAGGCTCATAGAGGAGTTCGAAGTCAGCGCGCCCGGAACCAAGGCCCCTGTGAAGAGCCTGAGCGGTGGAAACCAGCAGAAGCTGATAGTTGCGAGAGAGGTCAGCAAGAAACCAAAGTTCATCATAGCGGCTCAGCCGACGCGCGGTGTTGATGTAGCATCGACGGAATACATCAGAAACTACCTCGTCAAGCTGAGGAACGAGGGTAAGGCCGTCCTTCTCGTCTCTGCAGACCTGGACGAGGTCTTACAGCTCAGCGACAGGATGGCGATAATGTACGAGGGCCAGTTCATGGGCATAGTTAAGCCGGAGGAGGTTACCGAGGAGCAGATAGGACTCATGATGGGAGGTGTTAAGGGTGAGCCTCAGGAGTGAGCTCAGGGGATACACCAAGCCCCTTGCCGAGAGCGTCCTGGCGATACTCATCGGCGCCTTTGTTGGCGCCCTCGTCCTCTGGTTCAGCGGCTACAGCCCGGGTTCCGCTTACTACTGGCTCATCAAGGGGTCTCTAGGGTCAGCTGACGGCATTGCCGAGGCCCTCAGCAAGGCCGCCCCGCTAATCCTGACCGCCATAACCTTTGCAATAGGTGCCAGAACTGGACTTTTCAACATCGGAGCCGAAGGGACGGTTTACTTCGGCGCCATAGCGGCGATAATCGTGACCCAGCACCTCCAGAACCCGATAGCCGGCCTCCTCGCTGGCCTTCTCGTAGGTGCCCTCTGGACCCTACCGGCGGCAGTCCTCAAGGTCTTCAGGGGAGTGCACGAGGTCATATCCACGATAATGTTCAACTGGATTGCCTTCTTCGTCGTCAGCTGGCTTGCGGTCAGCGTCTACTACAACCCGAAAGACCCCAACAGCACCCTGCCAGTTCCACCTTCGGCCAGGCTTCCGCTCCTCATGAAGGGAACGAGCCTTTCCTGGTCTTTCATAGTCGCAGTGCTCACGGCAGTGATAATCTTCATCGTGATGTGGCACACCAAGCTCGGTTACGAGCTCAGAACCAGCGGTCAGAACCCGAGGGCGGCAGAGTACGGCGGAATTAACCCAAGGCGCTCTGCAATATGGTCGTTCGTTATCGGCGGCATGAGCGCGGGACTCGCAGGGGCTGGACTCGTCATGGGAGTTCCCCCGAGCTACGCGATAACCCAGGGACTGGCCAACGTTTACGGCTACGGCTTCGATGGAATAGGCGTTGCCCTCGTCGGAAGGAACCACCCGCTCGGCATAATCTTCTCCGGAATCCTCTTCGGAGCGCTGAACGCAGGAGCTACAGCAATGCAGCAGCATGCCCACGTCCCGCTTGAGATGGTCAAGGTCATTGAGGGAATAATCATCATAGCGGTCGCCGTCCCCGGACTGCTCGACCTCGTTACCAAGGTGTTCAGGAGGGGTGAGGCATGAACGAGACAATGATAATCAGCCTGCTCCTCGGTTCGCTCGCCGCAATGGTTCCGATAGCCCTGACCAGCATAGGCGCCGTGATAAGCGAGAGGGCCGGTGTCGTTAACATCGGCTACGAGGGAATACTGATGTTCTCAGCGTTCTTCGGCGCGATGTTTGCAGAGCTTGCGGGAAACGGCTGGGTTGGACTCCTCGGCGGAGCCCTCGTCGGCATGCTCCTCGGAGCCCTACACGGAATACTGACGGTCTACCTGAAGGGAGACCACGTCATCCCAGGTATCGGCCTCAACCTCCTCGCCGCTGGAGCCGTGGCCTTTGGAATCTTCGCATACTGGGGAACCGCCGGTCAGCACCAGGTTCCGAGCAACGTCCAGATTGAGCCCCTCTGGATGGACGCCTTCGGAAACTCCCTCAGCCCGATGGTGCCCATAACGATAGTCATCGCCATAATAGCCTGGTGGGTGCTCTTCAAGACCCCATTCGGGCTGAGGATTAGGGCGGTCGGTGAGAACCCGGAGGCGGCAGATGCCCTCGGAATAAACGTCGAGCTCTATCGCTTCACGGCTGTTCTGATAGCGAGCGCCCTTGCAGGAATAGCTGGAGCCTACCTGAGCGTTGACTGGCTCGGCACGGTCACGAAGACGATATCCGCTGGAAGGGGTTTCATAGCCCTCGCCAACATGGTCTTCAGCGGCTGGAACCCGCTCGTGGCGCTCGGAGGAGCGTTCCTCTTCGGGTTCTTCGACAACCTCGCAATCTACATCCAGAACAACCCCTGGCTCGCGGGGACGATACCCTGGCAGTTCATAGCGACGCTACCCTACGTCGTGACCCTGGTAGTGGTCGCGGGAATAATAGGAAAGGCGAGGCCGCCGAAGGCCGACGGAAAGCCCTACAAGAGGGAGTGAGCTCCCTCTCCGTTTTTATCTTCTCTTCCATTGCCGACTGCAGATAGAAATGAAACTGACGGGAAAAAGAGGAAGTCACTTCTTGAGTATGACCCCAAGAGCAACCCCAAGCACTATTCCAGAGACCAAGGAAAGCACCACATAGCGTCCCACGTCGTTTTCCTGAACATTCCCGGCTTCCTGGCGCTCACCGCCGAGGGCCTTAATCACGGCGGCGCTGTTCTCTATCAGAACTTCGGTGTAGGGCTTCTCACTCCAGAAGACACGTATTCCAGCCAGGGGCTTCCCGCTCTTCCTGGCCAGCTCGCTCGCCGCGTCCTTCATCTGCTCAGGGCTGTCTACTGCATAGATTACAAGGTCTGCCCCTCTGGCCGTTTCGACGAGTTCGTCAACGGCTATGGCCGGAACCTCTTCCTCAGGCTTTATCGAAGCGACCGCGGTAATTCCAAGCCACTCAATGGCGTACTGGTTCGAGGGGAGCTGGATTACGGCTGTCCTGTTCTCATCAACAAGCGCCTTGTAAGCTTCAACTATGGCCCTAACCCTGCCTTCAAAGTCCGAGTACAACTCCCTATAAAGTCCCGCGTTCACCGGGTCAGCCTTTTCGAGCGCCTTCTCCACGGCCGATGCTATGGCCAGGGCGTTGTAGGGATCGAGCCAGACCCCGTGAGGGTTGTCCTTGCCGTTGTACCAGTGTTCGGGCAGGTAGCGGAAACCTTCCTCCCTGTAATCATCAAAGAAAAGTGTCTCCCCGGTAATGGTGCCTTCCTCCTTGAGCTCTGATATTTTCTTTTCCATGGGCAGGTGCCCGCCGGTGGTCACTATGACGTCCGCACTCCTCAGGAGTTCAATCTGGTCCGCAGTCATCTGGTACTCATGGGGGTTTGCACCCGGCGGAATCAGGTACACGACTTCCACTGCGTCGCCGAAGGCGTCCTGGACTATTGAGGCAATAGGAGCTATGCTGGCGACCACTAGGGGCTTTTCCTCTGAAGCGCCGGTGAGCGGAATAAACGACGCGATTAGGAGCAGTGCTATGAGCAGAGTTCCCCTCTTCATTTTCGGTCACCCTAACTTAACTCAACGCACATCTTTTAAACGTTGTTCGGGGAATCTTGCAGATTACAGAAGTCTTATAAACCGCATCACTTCTGTACTATGGGGTGTCGTCATGAAAAAGTTGGGAGCTTTAATAATCGTGTTGCTGTTTCTGAGTAGTGCACTCCCGGCGGGTGCCTATGACCCCAGCCCCAGGGTTCTCGTGACAATAAGCCCCAACACGGAGCTGCTGAGTGTTGTCTACTACCTTGCCTTCGGAAGGGGCGACCCATTCGTCATAGACCGTGGAGGCTATCTCGACGAGGTGGACTCGTACT encodes the following:
- the ftsY gene encoding signal recognition particle-docking protein FtsY gives rise to the protein MFGKLREKLKRFTRQVEEKIEEEEKKVEKGAEAEKKPGLMERLLQVEIKEKDVEDALDELELELLEADVALETVEALREKIKEKLVGKKVRIGTNKAKLIEGALRDAILEILTPEKKLDLLEMIRSKEEKPFVVVFVGFNGSGKTTTIAKLANWLKKNGLSVVIAASDTFRAGAIEQIEEHAKRVGVKVIKHDYGADPAAVAYDAIQHAKARGVDVVLVDTAGRNELNRNLMDEMKKIVRVTKPDLVIFVGDSLSGNAVVEQAKQFNEAVRIDGVILTKLDADARGGAALSISHAIGAPILFVGVGQGYDDLTPFDEKWFVERIFGEE
- a CDS encoding metal ABC transporter solute-binding protein, Zn/Mn family: MKRGTLLIALLLIASFIPLTGASEEKPLVVASIAPIASIVQDAFGDAVEVVYLIPPGANPHEYQMTADQIELLRSADVIVTTGGHLPMEKKISELKEEGTITGETLFFDDYREEGFRYLPEHWYNGKDNPHGVWLDPYNALAIASAVEKALEKADPVNAGLYRELYSDFEGRVRAIVEAYKALVDENRTAVIQLPSNQYAIEWLGITAVASIKPEEEVPAIAVDELVETARGADLVIYAVDSPEQMKDAASELARKSGKPLAGIRVFWSEKPYTEVLIENSAAVIKALGGERQEAGNVQENDVGRYVVLSLVSGIVLGVALGVILKK
- a CDS encoding ABC transporter permease, with amino-acid sequence MSLRSELRGYTKPLAESVLAILIGAFVGALVLWFSGYSPGSAYYWLIKGSLGSADGIAEALSKAAPLILTAITFAIGARTGLFNIGAEGTVYFGAIAAIIVTQHLQNPIAGLLAGLLVGALWTLPAAVLKVFRGVHEVISTIMFNWIAFFVVSWLAVSVYYNPKDPNSTLPVPPSARLPLLMKGTSLSWSFIVAVLTAVIIFIVMWHTKLGYELRTSGQNPRAAEYGGINPRRSAIWSFVIGGMSAGLAGAGLVMGVPPSYAITQGLANVYGYGFDGIGVALVGRNHPLGIIFSGILFGALNAGATAMQQHAHVPLEMVKVIEGIIIIAVAVPGLLDLVTKVFRRGEA
- a CDS encoding BMP family lipoprotein, translated to MRRLLALFLIGVMAFSVVASGCISGGEEKTGINILYTYTGSFGDPAKGKQATQAQLQQGAWVVYQVAGGTGLGVFEAIGDYLKANNKKMGPPFAIGVDSAQDWIKPGAIIASMMKRVDLGVYNAVKQAEENKFVGGVVELGLKEGGVKLSDIEDVKAMFDSLPEDIKQKKLSELGFKSEDGLIKFLEQTRKQVPDWIWGAVDELQNQIVNGQIVVPKATAKDQIEALRKAEDWKTMEEYAKNWSANEPAPETHFDEKLNQRQNTKKIAVVYDVGGRGDLSFNDMAYLGAKRAADEFGLEVTEVQSNSENDYLPNLRSLAKSGEYDIIVAVGYMMTEPVKQVAQEYPNQRFVIIDGFDPEMPKNVQMVLFKENEGSALAGALAALIALNDGKDTIGIVLGMEIPVLYKFEGGYRFGAYWALDYYQNHKQ
- a CDS encoding ABC transporter permease, whose amino-acid sequence is MNETMIISLLLGSLAAMVPIALTSIGAVISERAGVVNIGYEGILMFSAFFGAMFAELAGNGWVGLLGGALVGMLLGALHGILTVYLKGDHVIPGIGLNLLAAGAVAFGIFAYWGTAGQHQVPSNVQIEPLWMDAFGNSLSPMVPITIVIAIIAWWVLFKTPFGLRIRAVGENPEAADALGINVELYRFTAVLIASALAGIAGAYLSVDWLGTVTKTISAGRGFIALANMVFSGWNPLVALGGAFLFGFFDNLAIYIQNNPWLAGTIPWQFIATLPYVVTLVVVAGIIGKARPPKADGKPYKRE
- a CDS encoding ABC transporter ATP-binding protein encodes the protein MEERTPVLEMRDIVKVYPDGTKALKGVTVKVYEGEILGLLGENGAGKTTLMKILFGMLKPTKGKIFLRGKEVHFKSPADAIANGIGMVHQHFTLVDVFNALENIILGMEGHGLLSKIDVENARKKLQKLMDELNFQVPLDVPVENLPVGVQQRIEILKMLYRDVDILILDEPTAVLTPIEVKELFAVLRKLKEQGKTIIFISHKLNEVMEITDRVTVIRRGEVIGTVNTSEATPELLAKMMVGRDVVLRIEKPPKEPGEVILRVEDLWVKGDRGEEAVRGLTFEVRAGEIFGIAGVEGNGQSELIEAISGLRKVEKGKIYLNGVDITSKTPRELYDMGMAHIPEDRTHMGLILDMSVTENSILGMHWRKEFSRGFLLDWSKVEEHAKRLIEEFEVSAPGTKAPVKSLSGGNQQKLIVAREVSKKPKFIIAAQPTRGVDVASTEYIRNYLVKLRNEGKAVLLVSADLDEVLQLSDRMAIMYEGQFMGIVKPEEVTEEQIGLMMGGVKGEPQE